A DNA window from Drosophila virilis strain 15010-1051.87 chromosome 4, Dvir_AGI_RSII-ME, whole genome shotgun sequence contains the following coding sequences:
- the PDZ-GEF gene encoding rap guanine nucleotide exchange factor 2 isoform X4 has translation MDPYHHIRHHYPPTSTAGSTVVGSGTTGSINRPELHQKCNRGSHSSDTSSAYSGSDTMASVYGSSLEAEEIDLSGLVESVVDSDEEDLAESMDSLNVRDAVRDCLEKDPSERSEDDVEILLEFTQGLKAFTNITLAVRRALCSVMVFAVVDKAGTVVMSDGEELDSWSVLINGAVEIEHANGTREELQMGDSFGILPTMDKLYHRGVMRTKCDDCQFVCITQTDYYRIQHQGEENTRRHEDEQGRIVMVTELRSIGGSGAESATTTGSGSAATAHLNTKRGHVVIRGTPERLLQQLVEENSMTDPTYVEDFLLTHRIFIHNPQEVTRKLLHWFDLEQLDSHKTQELRDRVTRVVLLWVNNHFTDFEADHEMMEFLEIFEAGLESKKLLSQLRLLHIACAAKARMRSCILTRSSRDEPLNFQIIGGYELRGVAAATGNASVGIYISHVEPGSKAQDVGLKRGDQIHEVNGQSLDHVTSKRALELLTGTTHLSIQVKSNLLGFKEIMQALEHGSGSSSAGGGISSTGSGNGSFKSLRSPRRICANDIAKLHGRSDSTTEELTNRAHMVRLSSVDMLLDQPDCAPPQTPPVSAGSGNMASNFMQQLLQSVNSNSAKKCSAEDSKPGGFMTLAPKRRLQKALAKMNLLNKQQQPHVGGSLNDSSDTLLNEPQSKAKLSAASSGSSSCHSTNGVCTTSGRLYQSQSNPDLSSLNYDNSGEPSATLQVNYLQAHLHRPSAASTLTSSSMLPPDYPEHVLKVYKSDQTCKYVLIYKETTAHEVVMLTLQEFGIHDPSSNFSLCEVSVGEGGMVKQRRLPDQLQNLAERISFAARYYLKLNDSTEPLVPDELALELVRESGVHFLQLNAYELAIQLTLQDFANFRQIESTEYIDELFELQSKYGVPMLSKFSELVNREMFWVVSEICAEHNIVRRMKIVKQFIKIARHCKECRNFNSMFAIISGLGHGAVSRLRLTWEKLPSKYQRLFNDLQDLMDPSRNMSKYRQLVSAELLAQHPIIPFYPIVKKDLTFIHLGNDTRVDGLINFEKLRMLSKEVRLLTHMCSSPYDLLAILELKGQTPSNALFSLNQMSASQSNAAAGTVIAANAGQATIKRRKKSTAAPNPKKMFEEAQMVRRVKAYLNSLKILSDEDLLHRLSLECEPPHGSTYSGSISHGNSSHRSAGSGSIGGTGGSGGGTGTGSINAGGDQLSIYSHTSSSSAPNSSLSLRKRHPSSPTLSTTSSTSSTSDHQRQRQQLHNNGPKFGTASPQAVKKMLSLSESSKIRPHQPFVPRHSSALPGVIPPLHHLHAAHGFSTPAVSGGGVVAAAAVSAGVANAQCTPSPSPCAHRRLASGGNILPTRAIHERSHSDTPAPPPPLPSVDLSLESSSVTTFRDLPLRKSVTSGGPPNFMDSTKCTICPMPPMNQ, from the exons ATGGATCCATATCATCATATCAGACATCAT TATCCACCCACTAGCACAGCCGGCTCAACGGTGGTTGGCAGCGGCACCACCGGCTCAATAAATCGACCAGAATTGCATCAAAAATGCAATCGTGGCTCGCACTCGAGTGACACAAGTTCAGCGTACAGCGGCAGCGATACAATGGCCTCTGTCTATGGATCATCGCTGGAGGCCGAGGAGATTGATCTCTCCGGCCTCGTTGAGTCTGTGGTGGACTCCGATGAGGAGGATCTTGCCGAGAGCATGGAT AGCCTCAATGTGCGTGATGCCGTGCGAGATTGCCTCGAGAAGGATCCGTCGGAGCGCAGCGAAGATGATGTGGAAATACTGCTGGAGTTTACGCAGGGCCTCAAGGCATTCACAAACATAACGCTGGCGGTGCGACGCGCCCTCTGCTCCGTGATGGTGTTCGCTGTGGTCGATAAGGCCGGCACAGTCGTCATGTCCGATGGCGAGGAGCTGGATTCCTGGTCGGTGCTAATCAATGGCGCCGTGGAAATCGAGCATGCGAATGGCACACGCGAAGAGCTCCAAATGGGCGATTCCTTTGGCATATTGCCCACAATGGATAAGCTATATCATCGCGGCGTGATGCGCACCAAATGCGATGATTGTCAATTTGTGTGCATCACACAAACCGATTACTATCGCATACAGCATCAGGGCGAGGAGAATACGCGCAGGCATGAGGACGAACAGGGACGCATTGTGATGGTCACCGAACTGCGCTCCATTGGCGGCAGCGGTGCGGAGAGCGCAACCACAACAGGCAGCGGCTCGGCAGCCACAGCTCATTTAAATACAAAGCGCGGTCATGTGGTTATTAGAGGCACACCTGAGCGGCTGCTACAGCAGCTTGTCGAAGAGAACTCGATGACGGATCCGACATATGTGGAGGATTTCCTGCTAACGCATCGCATTTTCATACACAATCCGCAAGAGGTGACCAGAAAGCTATTGCACTGGTTCGATCTGGAGCAACTGGATTCGCACAAAACCCAAGAGTTGCGCGATCGTGTTACCCGCGTCGTGCTGCTCTGGGTGAACAATCATTTCACAGATTTTGAGGCTGATCACGAAATGATGGAGTTCCTGGAGATCTTTGAGGCTGGCCTGGAAAGTAAAAAGCTGCTTAGTCAGCTCCGTTTGCTGCACATCGCGTGTGCAGCCAAAGCGCGCATGCGCAGTTGCATTTTAACGCGCTCTTCACGCGATGAACCACTTAATTTCCAAATCATTGGCGGCTACGAACTGCGCGGCGTGGCCGCAGCTACGGGCAATGCCTCGGTAGGCATATACATATCGCACGTGGAGCCAGGCTCAAAGGCTCAGGATGTGGGCCTCAAGCGTGGCGATCAGATACACGAGGTTAATGGCCAATCGTTGGATCATGTGACCAGCAAGCGTGCCCTGGAACTACTGACGGGCACCACGCATTTGAGCATTCAGGTGAAAAGCAATTTGCTAGGCTTCAAGGAAATTATGCAGGCACTGGAGcatggcagcggcagcagctctgCAGGCGGTGGCATCAGCTCCaccggcagcggcaacggcagcttTAAAAGCTTGCGCAGTCCACGGCGCATTTGCGCCAACGATATTGCCAAGCTGCATGGACGCAGCGACAGCACCACCGAGGAGCTAACCAATCGTGCGCACATGGTGCGCCTGAGTTCCGTGGACATGCTACTGGATCAGCCGGACTGTGCGCCACCTCAGACGCCGCCGGTGAGTGCGGGCAGCGGCAATATGGCTTCGAATTTTATGCAACAATTGCTTCAAAGCGTCAATTCAAATTCGGCCAAGAAGTGCAGCGCTGAGGACAGCAAACCGGGAGGCTTCATGACGCTGGCGCCCAAACGGCGACTGCAGAAAGCCTTAGCCAAAATGAATCTActcaacaaacagcagcagccgcacgTGGGCGGCAGCCTAAACGACAGCTCCGACACGCTGCTCAATGAGCCACAGTCCAAGGCAAAGCTATCGGCCGCCAGTtctggcagcagcagttgccattccacaaatggtgtctgcactacCAGCGGACGCCTCTATCAATCGCAATCTAATCCGGATCTGAGCAGTCTAAATTATGACAATAGCGGCGAGCCGAGTGCCACGCTGCAAGTCAACTATTTGCAGGCGCACTTGCATCGCCCCTCCGCTGCCAGCACACTCACAAGCAGCTCAATGCTGCCGCCCGACTATCCGGAGCATGTGCTCAAGGTGTACAAATCGGATCAGACATGCAAATACGTGCTCATCTATAAGGAGACGACGGCGCACGAGGTGGTCATGCTGACGCTCCAGGAGTTTGGCATACACGATCCAAGCTCGAACTTTTCGTTGTGTGAGGTGAGCGTCGGGGAAGGCGGCATGGTAAAGCAGCGTCGTTTGCCCGATCAGCTACAGAATCTGGCGGAGCGCATCAGCTTTGCGGCACGCTATTATCTCAAGCTAAACGACAGCACCGAGCCGCTTGTGCCGGACGAACTGGCGTTGGAGCTGGTGCGCGAGTCGGGCGTGCATTTCCTACAGCTCAATGCGTACGAGCTGGCCATACAGTTGACGCTACAAGATTTTGCCAATTTTCGCCAAATCGAGTCCACGGAATACATTGATGAGCTGTTCGAGCTGCAGTCCAAATACGGTGTGCCCATGCTGAGCAAGTTCTCCGAGCTGGTGAATCGCGAAATGTTTTGGGTGGTCAGCGAAATCTGTGCCGAACACAATATCGTGCGTCGCATGAAGATCGTGAAGCAGTTCATCAAGATTGCGCGCCACTGCAAGGAGTGCCGCAATTTCAACTCCATGTTTGCCATCATTTCGGGTCTGGGCCATGGCGCCGTGTCGCGCCTGCGCCTAACCTGGGAGAAGCTGCCCTCGAAGTACCAGCGTTTGTTCAATGATCTACAGGACCTGATGGATCCGTCGCGCAACATGTCCAAATACAGGCAACTCGTCTCTGCAGAGCTGCTCGCCCAGCATCCCATCATACCCTTCTATCCGATTGTCAAAAAGGATCTAACCTTCATACATCTGGGCAATGATACGCGGGTGGATGGTTTGATTAATTTCGAAAAACTGCGCATGCTGTCCAAGGAGGTGCGTCTGCTGACGCACATGTGCAGCTCACCGTATGATTTGCTGGCCATATTGGAGCTCAAGGGTCAAACGCCCTCGAATGCGCTCTTCTCGCTCAATCAGATGTCCGCCTCGCAGAGCAATGCAGCTGCCGGCACGGTAATTGCTGCCAACGCTGGACAGGCTACGATCAAGCGGCGCAAGAAATCGACGGCGGCTCCGAATCCCAAAAAAATGTTCGAGGAGGCGCAAATGGTGCGACGCGTCAAGGCCTACTTGAACAGTCTCAAAATACTAAGTGATGAGGATCTGCTGCACAGGCTCTCGCTCGAATGTGAGCCACCGCATGGCTCCACCTATTCGGGCAGCATTTCGCATGGCAACAGCTCGCATCGCAGcgcaggcagcggcagcattggTGGCaccggcggcagcggcggcggcactgGCACCGGCAGCATAAATGCCGGCGGCGATCAGCTCAGCATTTATTCGCACACCAGCTCCAGTTCGGCGCCAAATTCATCGCTGTCGCTGCGCAAGCGACATCCCAGTTCTCCGACGCTCTCTACAACCAGCTCAACGAGTTCCACCAGCGATCATCAGCGTCAGCGCCAGCAGCTACACAATAATGGACCCAAATTTGGTACTGCCTCGCCGCAGGCGGTCAAAAAAATGCTCTCCCTGTCTGAATCCTCAAAGATACGCCCGCATCAGCCATTCGTGCCGCGTCACAGTTCCGCGCTGCCTGGCGTCATCCCGCCGCTGCATCATTTGCATGCAGCGCATGGCTTCAGCACGCCAGCTGTCAGTGGAGGAGGTGTGgttgcagccgctgctgtCTCAGCGGGCGTGGCCAATGCGCAGTGTACGCCCAGTCCCAGTCCGTGTGCCCATCGACGCTTGGCATCTGGAG gcaACATACTGCCGACACGTGCGATACACGAGCGTTCCCATTCGGATACGCCTGCCCCGCCGCCGCCTTTGCCCTCCGTGGATCTATCGCTGGAGAGCAGCAGTGTGACGACATTTCGTGACCTGCCGCTGCGCAAATCCGTGACTTCCG GTGGTCCGCCAAATTTTATGGATAGCACCAAGTGTACCATATGCCCCATGCCACCCATGAATCAATAA
- the PDZ-GEF gene encoding rap guanine nucleotide exchange factor 2 isoform X3 has translation MDPYHHIRHHQYPPTSTAGSTVVGSGTTGSINRPELHQKCNRGSHSSDTSSAYSGSDTMASVYGSSLEAEEIDLSGLVESVVDSDEEDLAESMDSLNVRDAVRDCLEKDPSERSEDDVEILLEFTQGLKAFTNITLAVRRALCSVMVFAVVDKAGTVVMSDGEELDSWSVLINGAVEIEHANGTREELQMGDSFGILPTMDKLYHRGVMRTKCDDCQFVCITQTDYYRIQHQGEENTRRHEDEQGRIVMVTELRSIGGSGAESATTTGSGSAATAHLNTKRGHVVIRGTPERLLQQLVEENSMTDPTYVEDFLLTHRIFIHNPQEVTRKLLHWFDLEQLDSHKTQELRDRVTRVVLLWVNNHFTDFEADHEMMEFLEIFEAGLESKKLLSQLRLLHIACAAKARMRSCILTRSSRDEPLNFQIIGGYELRGVAAATGNASVGIYISHVEPGSKAQDVGLKRGDQIHEVNGQSLDHVTSKRALELLTGTTHLSIQVKSNLLGFKEIMQALEHGSGSSSAGGGISSTGSGNGSFKSLRSPRRICANDIAKLHGRSDSTTEELTNRAHMVRLSSVDMLLDQPDCAPPQTPPVSAGSGNMASNFMQQLLQSVNSNSAKKCSAEDSKPGGFMTLAPKRRLQKALAKMNLLNKQQQPHVGGSLNDSSDTLLNEPQSKAKLSAASSGSSSCHSTNGVCTTSGRLYQSQSNPDLSSLNYDNSGEPSATLQVNYLQAHLHRPSAASTLTSSSMLPPDYPEHVLKVYKSDQTCKYVLIYKETTAHEVVMLTLQEFGIHDPSSNFSLCEVSVGEGGMVKQRRLPDQLQNLAERISFAARYYLKLNDSTEPLVPDELALELVRESGVHFLQLNAYELAIQLTLQDFANFRQIESTEYIDELFELQSKYGVPMLSKFSELVNREMFWVVSEICAEHNIVRRMKIVKQFIKIARHCKECRNFNSMFAIISGLGHGAVSRLRLTWEKLPSKYQRLFNDLQDLMDPSRNMSKYRQLVSAELLAQHPIIPFYPIVKKDLTFIHLGNDTRVDGLINFEKLRMLSKEVRLLTHMCSSPYDLLAILELKGQTPSNALFSLNQMSASQSNAAAGTVIAANAGQATIKRRKKSTAAPNPKKMFEEAQMVRRVKAYLNSLKILSDEDLLHRLSLECEPPHGSTYSGSISHGNSSHRSAGSGSIGGTGGSGGGTGTGSINAGGDQLSIYSHTSSSSAPNSSLSLRKRHPSSPTLSTTSSTSSTSDHQRQRQQLHNNGPKFGTASPQAVKKMLSLSESSKIRPHQPFVPRHSSALPGVIPPLHHLHAAHGFSTPAVSGGGVVAAAAVSAGVANAQCTPSPSPCAHRRLASGGNILPTRAIHERSHSDTPAPPPPLPSVDLSLESSSVTTFRDLPLRKSVTSGGPPNFMDSTKCTICPMPPMNQ, from the exons ATGGATCCATATCATCATATCAGACATCAT CAGTATCCACCCACTAGCACAGCCGGCTCAACGGTGGTTGGCAGCGGCACCACCGGCTCAATAAATCGACCAGAATTGCATCAAAAATGCAATCGTGGCTCGCACTCGAGTGACACAAGTTCAGCGTACAGCGGCAGCGATACAATGGCCTCTGTCTATGGATCATCGCTGGAGGCCGAGGAGATTGATCTCTCCGGCCTCGTTGAGTCTGTGGTGGACTCCGATGAGGAGGATCTTGCCGAGAGCATGGAT AGCCTCAATGTGCGTGATGCCGTGCGAGATTGCCTCGAGAAGGATCCGTCGGAGCGCAGCGAAGATGATGTGGAAATACTGCTGGAGTTTACGCAGGGCCTCAAGGCATTCACAAACATAACGCTGGCGGTGCGACGCGCCCTCTGCTCCGTGATGGTGTTCGCTGTGGTCGATAAGGCCGGCACAGTCGTCATGTCCGATGGCGAGGAGCTGGATTCCTGGTCGGTGCTAATCAATGGCGCCGTGGAAATCGAGCATGCGAATGGCACACGCGAAGAGCTCCAAATGGGCGATTCCTTTGGCATATTGCCCACAATGGATAAGCTATATCATCGCGGCGTGATGCGCACCAAATGCGATGATTGTCAATTTGTGTGCATCACACAAACCGATTACTATCGCATACAGCATCAGGGCGAGGAGAATACGCGCAGGCATGAGGACGAACAGGGACGCATTGTGATGGTCACCGAACTGCGCTCCATTGGCGGCAGCGGTGCGGAGAGCGCAACCACAACAGGCAGCGGCTCGGCAGCCACAGCTCATTTAAATACAAAGCGCGGTCATGTGGTTATTAGAGGCACACCTGAGCGGCTGCTACAGCAGCTTGTCGAAGAGAACTCGATGACGGATCCGACATATGTGGAGGATTTCCTGCTAACGCATCGCATTTTCATACACAATCCGCAAGAGGTGACCAGAAAGCTATTGCACTGGTTCGATCTGGAGCAACTGGATTCGCACAAAACCCAAGAGTTGCGCGATCGTGTTACCCGCGTCGTGCTGCTCTGGGTGAACAATCATTTCACAGATTTTGAGGCTGATCACGAAATGATGGAGTTCCTGGAGATCTTTGAGGCTGGCCTGGAAAGTAAAAAGCTGCTTAGTCAGCTCCGTTTGCTGCACATCGCGTGTGCAGCCAAAGCGCGCATGCGCAGTTGCATTTTAACGCGCTCTTCACGCGATGAACCACTTAATTTCCAAATCATTGGCGGCTACGAACTGCGCGGCGTGGCCGCAGCTACGGGCAATGCCTCGGTAGGCATATACATATCGCACGTGGAGCCAGGCTCAAAGGCTCAGGATGTGGGCCTCAAGCGTGGCGATCAGATACACGAGGTTAATGGCCAATCGTTGGATCATGTGACCAGCAAGCGTGCCCTGGAACTACTGACGGGCACCACGCATTTGAGCATTCAGGTGAAAAGCAATTTGCTAGGCTTCAAGGAAATTATGCAGGCACTGGAGcatggcagcggcagcagctctgCAGGCGGTGGCATCAGCTCCaccggcagcggcaacggcagcttTAAAAGCTTGCGCAGTCCACGGCGCATTTGCGCCAACGATATTGCCAAGCTGCATGGACGCAGCGACAGCACCACCGAGGAGCTAACCAATCGTGCGCACATGGTGCGCCTGAGTTCCGTGGACATGCTACTGGATCAGCCGGACTGTGCGCCACCTCAGACGCCGCCGGTGAGTGCGGGCAGCGGCAATATGGCTTCGAATTTTATGCAACAATTGCTTCAAAGCGTCAATTCAAATTCGGCCAAGAAGTGCAGCGCTGAGGACAGCAAACCGGGAGGCTTCATGACGCTGGCGCCCAAACGGCGACTGCAGAAAGCCTTAGCCAAAATGAATCTActcaacaaacagcagcagccgcacgTGGGCGGCAGCCTAAACGACAGCTCCGACACGCTGCTCAATGAGCCACAGTCCAAGGCAAAGCTATCGGCCGCCAGTtctggcagcagcagttgccattccacaaatggtgtctgcactacCAGCGGACGCCTCTATCAATCGCAATCTAATCCGGATCTGAGCAGTCTAAATTATGACAATAGCGGCGAGCCGAGTGCCACGCTGCAAGTCAACTATTTGCAGGCGCACTTGCATCGCCCCTCCGCTGCCAGCACACTCACAAGCAGCTCAATGCTGCCGCCCGACTATCCGGAGCATGTGCTCAAGGTGTACAAATCGGATCAGACATGCAAATACGTGCTCATCTATAAGGAGACGACGGCGCACGAGGTGGTCATGCTGACGCTCCAGGAGTTTGGCATACACGATCCAAGCTCGAACTTTTCGTTGTGTGAGGTGAGCGTCGGGGAAGGCGGCATGGTAAAGCAGCGTCGTTTGCCCGATCAGCTACAGAATCTGGCGGAGCGCATCAGCTTTGCGGCACGCTATTATCTCAAGCTAAACGACAGCACCGAGCCGCTTGTGCCGGACGAACTGGCGTTGGAGCTGGTGCGCGAGTCGGGCGTGCATTTCCTACAGCTCAATGCGTACGAGCTGGCCATACAGTTGACGCTACAAGATTTTGCCAATTTTCGCCAAATCGAGTCCACGGAATACATTGATGAGCTGTTCGAGCTGCAGTCCAAATACGGTGTGCCCATGCTGAGCAAGTTCTCCGAGCTGGTGAATCGCGAAATGTTTTGGGTGGTCAGCGAAATCTGTGCCGAACACAATATCGTGCGTCGCATGAAGATCGTGAAGCAGTTCATCAAGATTGCGCGCCACTGCAAGGAGTGCCGCAATTTCAACTCCATGTTTGCCATCATTTCGGGTCTGGGCCATGGCGCCGTGTCGCGCCTGCGCCTAACCTGGGAGAAGCTGCCCTCGAAGTACCAGCGTTTGTTCAATGATCTACAGGACCTGATGGATCCGTCGCGCAACATGTCCAAATACAGGCAACTCGTCTCTGCAGAGCTGCTCGCCCAGCATCCCATCATACCCTTCTATCCGATTGTCAAAAAGGATCTAACCTTCATACATCTGGGCAATGATACGCGGGTGGATGGTTTGATTAATTTCGAAAAACTGCGCATGCTGTCCAAGGAGGTGCGTCTGCTGACGCACATGTGCAGCTCACCGTATGATTTGCTGGCCATATTGGAGCTCAAGGGTCAAACGCCCTCGAATGCGCTCTTCTCGCTCAATCAGATGTCCGCCTCGCAGAGCAATGCAGCTGCCGGCACGGTAATTGCTGCCAACGCTGGACAGGCTACGATCAAGCGGCGCAAGAAATCGACGGCGGCTCCGAATCCCAAAAAAATGTTCGAGGAGGCGCAAATGGTGCGACGCGTCAAGGCCTACTTGAACAGTCTCAAAATACTAAGTGATGAGGATCTGCTGCACAGGCTCTCGCTCGAATGTGAGCCACCGCATGGCTCCACCTATTCGGGCAGCATTTCGCATGGCAACAGCTCGCATCGCAGcgcaggcagcggcagcattggTGGCaccggcggcagcggcggcggcactgGCACCGGCAGCATAAATGCCGGCGGCGATCAGCTCAGCATTTATTCGCACACCAGCTCCAGTTCGGCGCCAAATTCATCGCTGTCGCTGCGCAAGCGACATCCCAGTTCTCCGACGCTCTCTACAACCAGCTCAACGAGTTCCACCAGCGATCATCAGCGTCAGCGCCAGCAGCTACACAATAATGGACCCAAATTTGGTACTGCCTCGCCGCAGGCGGTCAAAAAAATGCTCTCCCTGTCTGAATCCTCAAAGATACGCCCGCATCAGCCATTCGTGCCGCGTCACAGTTCCGCGCTGCCTGGCGTCATCCCGCCGCTGCATCATTTGCATGCAGCGCATGGCTTCAGCACGCCAGCTGTCAGTGGAGGAGGTGTGgttgcagccgctgctgtCTCAGCGGGCGTGGCCAATGCGCAGTGTACGCCCAGTCCCAGTCCGTGTGCCCATCGACGCTTGGCATCTGGAG gcaACATACTGCCGACACGTGCGATACACGAGCGTTCCCATTCGGATACGCCTGCCCCGCCGCCGCCTTTGCCCTCCGTGGATCTATCGCTGGAGAGCAGCAGTGTGACGACATTTCGTGACCTGCCGCTGCGCAAATCCGTGACTTCCG GTGGTCCGCCAAATTTTATGGATAGCACCAAGTGTACCATATGCCCCATGCCACCCATGAATCAATAA